A single window of Leptospira koniambonensis DNA harbors:
- a CDS encoding putative solute-binding protein, translating into MKKFLILSVIILGTWMSVGVGAAETVDRSMCVFDPSGAHGDVFKAAQRYQAQALTWGIRLDLKAYTDEVVANSDFKAGKCNMAFLTSLRVRSYVHESGSIEAIGALPSYDLLRKTIEALSNPKVRELNTDGDYETMAMFPGGAVYLLLRDKNLKDIKDLAGRKIATLTYDQAATTMVDIVGASMVPAEIATFAGIFNNGRADACYSPAIGIKPLELMKGISPNGGIVRFPIGQLTFQIVARHKDFADGFGNTSRAWAATQFDAMLSLTKKAEQEIPAKYWIEVPKDLQKNYFEKFREVRIRLRDKKVYHPTILKLMKRVRCSADKEATECADNLE; encoded by the coding sequence ATGAAGAAGTTTCTCATTCTATCGGTAATCATTCTCGGGACTTGGATGTCCGTAGGTGTGGGAGCAGCGGAGACTGTGGATCGATCCATGTGTGTATTCGATCCTTCCGGCGCACATGGAGACGTGTTTAAAGCAGCACAAAGATACCAGGCACAAGCTTTAACATGGGGAATCCGTCTAGACTTAAAAGCTTACACAGACGAAGTGGTAGCTAACTCCGACTTCAAAGCCGGAAAATGTAATATGGCATTCTTAACTTCTCTTAGAGTAAGAAGTTATGTACATGAATCAGGATCCATCGAAGCGATCGGTGCATTGCCAAGTTATGACCTTCTCCGCAAAACAATCGAAGCATTATCAAATCCTAAAGTAAGAGAATTAAATACAGACGGCGACTACGAGACCATGGCTATGTTCCCTGGTGGCGCAGTTTATCTTTTACTAAGGGACAAAAACCTGAAAGATATCAAGGACCTAGCTGGAAGAAAGATCGCTACTTTAACTTATGACCAAGCTGCCACTACTATGGTGGATATCGTAGGAGCTTCTATGGTTCCTGCTGAGATCGCTACTTTTGCGGGTATTTTCAATAACGGAAGAGCGGATGCTTGTTATTCTCCTGCAATCGGGATCAAACCTTTGGAATTGATGAAAGGTATTTCTCCAAACGGTGGGATCGTTCGTTTTCCAATCGGACAATTGACTTTCCAAATCGTAGCTCGTCATAAGGATTTTGCAGATGGTTTTGGAAATACTTCCAGAGCATGGGCTGCGACTCAGTTCGATGCAATGCTTTCTCTAACCAAAAAGGCAGAGCAAGAAATTCCGGCTAAGTATTGGATAGAAGTTCCAAAAGATCTTCAAAAGAATTATTTCGAAAAATTCAGAGAAGTAAGGATCAGGCTGAGAGACAAAAAAGTATATCATCCTACCATCCTGAAATTAATGAAAAGGGTCCGTTGCAGCGCTGATAAAGAAGCGACTGAGTGCGCGGATAACCTGGAATAA